A single window of Primulina huaijiensis isolate GDHJ02 unplaced genomic scaffold, ASM1229523v2 scaffold26513, whole genome shotgun sequence DNA harbors:
- the LOC140967717 gene encoding uncharacterized protein isoform X7, translating into MGACVSLPEKCVEGEVGGSRMKTSRKRRRDMRKRAPFQLSDRSSDGVEKIAPLAVDLPFNNPIFLAISGSVEEAWFDSVAALDSDWSDEDFHSVPDDIFSPRNTSHEGGDFSTRHESSAEHTEGLPTANSAGLSVNGSDKCLVPPTDSERRMKSNERLSETKPLYLDEKSDSVGENAGGDDSLLDNCGILPSNCLPCLVSSVTSEEKRRSLSSSPPDTRKKATLKLSFKWREGHPAANLLSSKPLLHRPIAGSQVPFCPLEKRVPDSWSNIEPGSFKIRGLNYLRDKKKELSSNCAAYYPFGLDVFLSQRKINHIARFVELPVINSSGKLPQILVVNVQIPLYPAAIFQGETDGKGISFVMYFKLSDSFGKEIPAHFQENIRKLIGNEVEKVKGFRGDTLIPFRERLKILGRVANVDDLPLSAAERKLMHAYNEKPVLSRPQHKFYTGEYYFEIDLDMHRFSYISRKGFETFTDRLKLCVLDFGLTIQGNKAEELPEHILCCVRLNTIDYLNYQQLGFPEETPE; encoded by the exons ATGGGGGCATGTGTTTCTTTACCGGAGAAGTGTGTGGAAGGTGAAGTTGGTGGTTCAAGAATGAAGACTTCTAGAAAGAGAAGAAGGGATATGAGAAAAAGGGCGCCTTTTCAATTATCTGATCGATCGTCTGATGGAGTTGAAAAGATTGCACCTTTGGCTGTGGATCTTCCCTTCAACAATCCCATTTTTC TTGCTATTTCAGGAAGTGTTGAGGAAGCATGGTTTGATTCAGTTGCAGCACTTGACTCAGACTGGAGCGATGAAGATTTTCATAGTGTTCCTGATG ATATTTTTTCTCCCAGAAATACGAGTCATGAGGGTGGTGATTTCAGCACCAGACATGAATCTTCTGCTGAACACACCGAGGGCTTGCCAACTGCAAATTCTGCAGGCCTTTCAGTTAATGGTTCAGATAAATGCTTAGTCCCTCCTACTGATTCCGAGCGCAGAATGAAATCCAATGAACGACTTAGTGAAACAAAGCCTTTATATTTGGATGAGAAATCTGATTCCGTTGGAGAAAATGCTGGTGGTGATGACAGTTTGTTGGATAATTGTGGAATTCTTCCAAGCAACTGTTTGCCTTGTCTTGTTTCGTCCGTTACTTCTGAAGAGAAAAGAAGATCACTAAGCTCTAGCCCTCCCGATACAAGGAAAAAGGCTACCTTGAAACTTTCGTTCAAATGGCGAGAAGGCCATCCCGCAGCTAATTTAC TTTCTTCAAAACCGTTGCTCCACAGACCTATAGCTGGTTCTCAAGTACCATTCTGTCCATTGGAGAAGAGAGTGCCTGACAGTTGGTCAAACATTGAGCCTGGGAGTTTCAAGATCAGGGGACTTAATTATCTCAG GGATAAAAAGAAGGAGCTTTCTTCAAACTGTGCAGCATATTATCCCTTTGGCCTTGATGTATTTTTATCTCAGAGAAAAATTAATCACATTGCTCGCTTTGTGGAACTTCCTGTCATTAATTCTTCGGGGAAACTTCCACAAATTCTTGTGGTAAATGTTCAG ATACCATTGTATCCTGCTGCAATTTTCCAGGGTGAAACAGACGGGAAAGGAATAAgttttgttatgtacttcaaGCTTTCTGATAGCTTTGGCAAAGAAATTCCAGCTCATTTTCAGGAAAATATTAGG AAGCTAATTGGTAATGAAGTAGAAAAAGTTAAAGGTTTTCGTGGAGACACACTCATACCATTTAGAGAAAGGTTGAAGATATTGGGCCGCGTGGCGAATGTGGATGACCTTCCTCTAAGTGCTGCAGAGAGGAAGCTCATGCATGCCTACAATGAGAAACCTGTTCTTTCGCGTCCTCAACATAAATTTTACACG GGTGAATACTACTTTGAGATTGATTTGGATATGCACAGATTTAGCTACATTTCAAGAAAAGGGTTCGAAACTTTCACAGATAGACTAAAGCTTTGTGTATTGGATTTCGGATTAACAATACAG GGTAACAAAGCCGAAGAGTTACCGGAACATATCTTGTGCTGTGTTAGATTAAATACTAtcgattatttgaattatcaacAACTGGGATTTCCAGAAGAAACCCCCGAATAG
- the LOC140967717 gene encoding uncharacterized protein isoform X4 yields the protein MGACVSLPEKCVEGEVGGSRMKTSRKRRRDMRKRAPFQLSDRSSDGVEKIAPLAVDLPFNNPIFRSVEEAWFDSVAALDSDWSDEDFHSVPDDMLYLNDIDDTSIVDIFSPRNTSHEGGDFSTRHESSAEHTEGLPTANSAGLSVNGSDKCLVPPTDSERRMKSNERLSETKPLYLDEKSDSVGENAGGDDSLLDNCGILPSNCLPCLVSSVTSEEKRRSLSSSPPDTRKKATLKLSFKWREGHPAANLLSSKPLLHRPIAGSQVPFCPLEKRVPDSWSNIEPGSFKIRGLNYLRDKKKELSSNCAAYYPFGLDVFLSQRKINHIARFVELPVINSSGKLPQILVVNVQIPLYPAAIFQGETDGKGISFVMYFKLSDSFGKEIPAHFQENIRKLIGNEVEKVKGFRGDTLIPFRERLKILGRVANVDDLPLSAAERKLMHAYNEKPVLSRPQHKFYTGEYYFEIDLDMHRFSYISRKGFETFTDRLKLCVLDFGLTIQGNKAEELPEHILCCVRLNTIDYLNYQQLGFPEETPE from the exons ATGGGGGCATGTGTTTCTTTACCGGAGAAGTGTGTGGAAGGTGAAGTTGGTGGTTCAAGAATGAAGACTTCTAGAAAGAGAAGAAGGGATATGAGAAAAAGGGCGCCTTTTCAATTATCTGATCGATCGTCTGATGGAGTTGAAAAGATTGCACCTTTGGCTGTGGATCTTCCCTTCAACAATCCCATTTTTC GAAGTGTTGAGGAAGCATGGTTTGATTCAGTTGCAGCACTTGACTCAGACTGGAGCGATGAAGATTTTCATAGTGTTCCTGATG ATATGCTCTATCTAAACGACATTGATGACACATCCATTGTAGATATTTTTTCTCCCAGAAATACGAGTCATGAGGGTGGTGATTTCAGCACCAGACATGAATCTTCTGCTGAACACACCGAGGGCTTGCCAACTGCAAATTCTGCAGGCCTTTCAGTTAATGGTTCAGATAAATGCTTAGTCCCTCCTACTGATTCCGAGCGCAGAATGAAATCCAATGAACGACTTAGTGAAACAAAGCCTTTATATTTGGATGAGAAATCTGATTCCGTTGGAGAAAATGCTGGTGGTGATGACAGTTTGTTGGATAATTGTGGAATTCTTCCAAGCAACTGTTTGCCTTGTCTTGTTTCGTCCGTTACTTCTGAAGAGAAAAGAAGATCACTAAGCTCTAGCCCTCCCGATACAAGGAAAAAGGCTACCTTGAAACTTTCGTTCAAATGGCGAGAAGGCCATCCCGCAGCTAATTTAC TTTCTTCAAAACCGTTGCTCCACAGACCTATAGCTGGTTCTCAAGTACCATTCTGTCCATTGGAGAAGAGAGTGCCTGACAGTTGGTCAAACATTGAGCCTGGGAGTTTCAAGATCAGGGGACTTAATTATCTCAG GGATAAAAAGAAGGAGCTTTCTTCAAACTGTGCAGCATATTATCCCTTTGGCCTTGATGTATTTTTATCTCAGAGAAAAATTAATCACATTGCTCGCTTTGTGGAACTTCCTGTCATTAATTCTTCGGGGAAACTTCCACAAATTCTTGTGGTAAATGTTCAG ATACCATTGTATCCTGCTGCAATTTTCCAGGGTGAAACAGACGGGAAAGGAATAAgttttgttatgtacttcaaGCTTTCTGATAGCTTTGGCAAAGAAATTCCAGCTCATTTTCAGGAAAATATTAGG AAGCTAATTGGTAATGAAGTAGAAAAAGTTAAAGGTTTTCGTGGAGACACACTCATACCATTTAGAGAAAGGTTGAAGATATTGGGCCGCGTGGCGAATGTGGATGACCTTCCTCTAAGTGCTGCAGAGAGGAAGCTCATGCATGCCTACAATGAGAAACCTGTTCTTTCGCGTCCTCAACATAAATTTTACACG GGTGAATACTACTTTGAGATTGATTTGGATATGCACAGATTTAGCTACATTTCAAGAAAAGGGTTCGAAACTTTCACAGATAGACTAAAGCTTTGTGTATTGGATTTCGGATTAACAATACAG GGTAACAAAGCCGAAGAGTTACCGGAACATATCTTGTGCTGTGTTAGATTAAATACTAtcgattatttgaattatcaacAACTGGGATTTCCAGAAGAAACCCCCGAATAG
- the LOC140967717 gene encoding uncharacterized protein isoform X2, whose protein sequence is MGACVSLPEKCVEGEVGGSRMKTSRKRRRDMRKRAPFQLSDRSSDGVEKIAPLAVDLPFNNPIFLAISGSVEEAWFDSVAALDSDWSDEDFHSVPDDMLYLNDIDDTSIVDIFSPRNTSHEGGDFSTRHESSAEHTEGLPTANSAGLSVNGSDKCLVPPTDSERRMKSNERLSETKPLYLDEKSDSVGENAGGDDSLLDNCGILPSNCLPCLVSSVTSEEKRRSLSSSPPDTRKKATLKLSFKWREGHPAANLLSSKPLLHRPIAGSQVPFCPLEKRVPDSWSNIEPGSFKIRGLNYLRDKKKELSSNCAAYYPFGLDVFLSQRKINHIARFVELPVINSSGKLPQILVVNVQIPLYPAAIFQGETDGKGISFVMYFKLSDSFGKEIPAHFQENIRKLIGNEVEKVKGFRGDTLIPFRERLKILGRVANVDDLPLSAAERKLMHAYNEKPVLSRPQHKFYTGEYYFEIDLDMHRFSYISRKGFETFTDRLKLCVLDFGLTIQGNKAEELPEHILCCVRLNTIDYLNYQQLGFPEETPE, encoded by the exons ATGGGGGCATGTGTTTCTTTACCGGAGAAGTGTGTGGAAGGTGAAGTTGGTGGTTCAAGAATGAAGACTTCTAGAAAGAGAAGAAGGGATATGAGAAAAAGGGCGCCTTTTCAATTATCTGATCGATCGTCTGATGGAGTTGAAAAGATTGCACCTTTGGCTGTGGATCTTCCCTTCAACAATCCCATTTTTC TTGCTATTTCAGGAAGTGTTGAGGAAGCATGGTTTGATTCAGTTGCAGCACTTGACTCAGACTGGAGCGATGAAGATTTTCATAGTGTTCCTGATG ATATGCTCTATCTAAACGACATTGATGACACATCCATTGTAGATATTTTTTCTCCCAGAAATACGAGTCATGAGGGTGGTGATTTCAGCACCAGACATGAATCTTCTGCTGAACACACCGAGGGCTTGCCAACTGCAAATTCTGCAGGCCTTTCAGTTAATGGTTCAGATAAATGCTTAGTCCCTCCTACTGATTCCGAGCGCAGAATGAAATCCAATGAACGACTTAGTGAAACAAAGCCTTTATATTTGGATGAGAAATCTGATTCCGTTGGAGAAAATGCTGGTGGTGATGACAGTTTGTTGGATAATTGTGGAATTCTTCCAAGCAACTGTTTGCCTTGTCTTGTTTCGTCCGTTACTTCTGAAGAGAAAAGAAGATCACTAAGCTCTAGCCCTCCCGATACAAGGAAAAAGGCTACCTTGAAACTTTCGTTCAAATGGCGAGAAGGCCATCCCGCAGCTAATTTAC TTTCTTCAAAACCGTTGCTCCACAGACCTATAGCTGGTTCTCAAGTACCATTCTGTCCATTGGAGAAGAGAGTGCCTGACAGTTGGTCAAACATTGAGCCTGGGAGTTTCAAGATCAGGGGACTTAATTATCTCAG GGATAAAAAGAAGGAGCTTTCTTCAAACTGTGCAGCATATTATCCCTTTGGCCTTGATGTATTTTTATCTCAGAGAAAAATTAATCACATTGCTCGCTTTGTGGAACTTCCTGTCATTAATTCTTCGGGGAAACTTCCACAAATTCTTGTGGTAAATGTTCAG ATACCATTGTATCCTGCTGCAATTTTCCAGGGTGAAACAGACGGGAAAGGAATAAgttttgttatgtacttcaaGCTTTCTGATAGCTTTGGCAAAGAAATTCCAGCTCATTTTCAGGAAAATATTAGG AAGCTAATTGGTAATGAAGTAGAAAAAGTTAAAGGTTTTCGTGGAGACACACTCATACCATTTAGAGAAAGGTTGAAGATATTGGGCCGCGTGGCGAATGTGGATGACCTTCCTCTAAGTGCTGCAGAGAGGAAGCTCATGCATGCCTACAATGAGAAACCTGTTCTTTCGCGTCCTCAACATAAATTTTACACG GGTGAATACTACTTTGAGATTGATTTGGATATGCACAGATTTAGCTACATTTCAAGAAAAGGGTTCGAAACTTTCACAGATAGACTAAAGCTTTGTGTATTGGATTTCGGATTAACAATACAG GGTAACAAAGCCGAAGAGTTACCGGAACATATCTTGTGCTGTGTTAGATTAAATACTAtcgattatttgaattatcaacAACTGGGATTTCCAGAAGAAACCCCCGAATAG
- the LOC140967717 gene encoding uncharacterized protein isoform X5, with translation MGACVSLPEKCVEGEVGGSRMKTSRKRRRDMRKRAPFQLSDRSSDGVEKIAPLAVDLPFNNPIFRVAISGSVEEAWFDSVAALDSDWSDEDFHSVPDDMLYLNDIDDTSIVDIFSPRNTSHEGGDFSTRHESSAEHTEGLPTANSAGLSVNGSDKCLVPPTDSERRMKSNERLSETKPLYLDEKSDSVGENAGGDDSLLDNCGILPSNCLPCLVSSVTSEEKRRSLSSSPPDTRKKATLKLSFKWREGHPAANLLSSKPLLHRPIAGSQVPFCPLEKRVPDSWSNIEPGSFKIRGLNYLRDKKKELSSNCAAYYPFGLDVFLSQRKINHIARFVELPVINSSGKLPQILVVNVQGETDGKGISFVMYFKLSDSFGKEIPAHFQENIRKLIGNEVEKVKGFRGDTLIPFRERLKILGRVANVDDLPLSAAERKLMHAYNEKPVLSRPQHKFYTGEYYFEIDLDMHRFSYISRKGFETFTDRLKLCVLDFGLTIQGNKAEELPEHILCCVRLNTIDYLNYQQLGFPEETPE, from the exons ATGGGGGCATGTGTTTCTTTACCGGAGAAGTGTGTGGAAGGTGAAGTTGGTGGTTCAAGAATGAAGACTTCTAGAAAGAGAAGAAGGGATATGAGAAAAAGGGCGCCTTTTCAATTATCTGATCGATCGTCTGATGGAGTTGAAAAGATTGCACCTTTGGCTGTGGATCTTCCCTTCAACAATCCCATTTTTCGTG TTGCTATTTCAGGAAGTGTTGAGGAAGCATGGTTTGATTCAGTTGCAGCACTTGACTCAGACTGGAGCGATGAAGATTTTCATAGTGTTCCTGATG ATATGCTCTATCTAAACGACATTGATGACACATCCATTGTAGATATTTTTTCTCCCAGAAATACGAGTCATGAGGGTGGTGATTTCAGCACCAGACATGAATCTTCTGCTGAACACACCGAGGGCTTGCCAACTGCAAATTCTGCAGGCCTTTCAGTTAATGGTTCAGATAAATGCTTAGTCCCTCCTACTGATTCCGAGCGCAGAATGAAATCCAATGAACGACTTAGTGAAACAAAGCCTTTATATTTGGATGAGAAATCTGATTCCGTTGGAGAAAATGCTGGTGGTGATGACAGTTTGTTGGATAATTGTGGAATTCTTCCAAGCAACTGTTTGCCTTGTCTTGTTTCGTCCGTTACTTCTGAAGAGAAAAGAAGATCACTAAGCTCTAGCCCTCCCGATACAAGGAAAAAGGCTACCTTGAAACTTTCGTTCAAATGGCGAGAAGGCCATCCCGCAGCTAATTTAC TTTCTTCAAAACCGTTGCTCCACAGACCTATAGCTGGTTCTCAAGTACCATTCTGTCCATTGGAGAAGAGAGTGCCTGACAGTTGGTCAAACATTGAGCCTGGGAGTTTCAAGATCAGGGGACTTAATTATCTCAG GGATAAAAAGAAGGAGCTTTCTTCAAACTGTGCAGCATATTATCCCTTTGGCCTTGATGTATTTTTATCTCAGAGAAAAATTAATCACATTGCTCGCTTTGTGGAACTTCCTGTCATTAATTCTTCGGGGAAACTTCCACAAATTCTTGTGGTAAATGTTCAG GGTGAAACAGACGGGAAAGGAATAAgttttgttatgtacttcaaGCTTTCTGATAGCTTTGGCAAAGAAATTCCAGCTCATTTTCAGGAAAATATTAGG AAGCTAATTGGTAATGAAGTAGAAAAAGTTAAAGGTTTTCGTGGAGACACACTCATACCATTTAGAGAAAGGTTGAAGATATTGGGCCGCGTGGCGAATGTGGATGACCTTCCTCTAAGTGCTGCAGAGAGGAAGCTCATGCATGCCTACAATGAGAAACCTGTTCTTTCGCGTCCTCAACATAAATTTTACACG GGTGAATACTACTTTGAGATTGATTTGGATATGCACAGATTTAGCTACATTTCAAGAAAAGGGTTCGAAACTTTCACAGATAGACTAAAGCTTTGTGTATTGGATTTCGGATTAACAATACAG GGTAACAAAGCCGAAGAGTTACCGGAACATATCTTGTGCTGTGTTAGATTAAATACTAtcgattatttgaattatcaacAACTGGGATTTCCAGAAGAAACCCCCGAATAG
- the LOC140967717 gene encoding uncharacterized protein isoform X1, with amino-acid sequence MGACVSLPEKCVEGEVGGSRMKTSRKRRRDMRKRAPFQLSDRSSDGVEKIAPLAVDLPFNNPIFRVAISGSVEEAWFDSVAALDSDWSDEDFHSVPDDMLYLNDIDDTSIVDIFSPRNTSHEGGDFSTRHESSAEHTEGLPTANSAGLSVNGSDKCLVPPTDSERRMKSNERLSETKPLYLDEKSDSVGENAGGDDSLLDNCGILPSNCLPCLVSSVTSEEKRRSLSSSPPDTRKKATLKLSFKWREGHPAANLLSSKPLLHRPIAGSQVPFCPLEKRVPDSWSNIEPGSFKIRGLNYLRDKKKELSSNCAAYYPFGLDVFLSQRKINHIARFVELPVINSSGKLPQILVVNVQIPLYPAAIFQGETDGKGISFVMYFKLSDSFGKEIPAHFQENIRKLIGNEVEKVKGFRGDTLIPFRERLKILGRVANVDDLPLSAAERKLMHAYNEKPVLSRPQHKFYTGEYYFEIDLDMHRFSYISRKGFETFTDRLKLCVLDFGLTIQGNKAEELPEHILCCVRLNTIDYLNYQQLGFPEETPE; translated from the exons ATGGGGGCATGTGTTTCTTTACCGGAGAAGTGTGTGGAAGGTGAAGTTGGTGGTTCAAGAATGAAGACTTCTAGAAAGAGAAGAAGGGATATGAGAAAAAGGGCGCCTTTTCAATTATCTGATCGATCGTCTGATGGAGTTGAAAAGATTGCACCTTTGGCTGTGGATCTTCCCTTCAACAATCCCATTTTTCGTG TTGCTATTTCAGGAAGTGTTGAGGAAGCATGGTTTGATTCAGTTGCAGCACTTGACTCAGACTGGAGCGATGAAGATTTTCATAGTGTTCCTGATG ATATGCTCTATCTAAACGACATTGATGACACATCCATTGTAGATATTTTTTCTCCCAGAAATACGAGTCATGAGGGTGGTGATTTCAGCACCAGACATGAATCTTCTGCTGAACACACCGAGGGCTTGCCAACTGCAAATTCTGCAGGCCTTTCAGTTAATGGTTCAGATAAATGCTTAGTCCCTCCTACTGATTCCGAGCGCAGAATGAAATCCAATGAACGACTTAGTGAAACAAAGCCTTTATATTTGGATGAGAAATCTGATTCCGTTGGAGAAAATGCTGGTGGTGATGACAGTTTGTTGGATAATTGTGGAATTCTTCCAAGCAACTGTTTGCCTTGTCTTGTTTCGTCCGTTACTTCTGAAGAGAAAAGAAGATCACTAAGCTCTAGCCCTCCCGATACAAGGAAAAAGGCTACCTTGAAACTTTCGTTCAAATGGCGAGAAGGCCATCCCGCAGCTAATTTAC TTTCTTCAAAACCGTTGCTCCACAGACCTATAGCTGGTTCTCAAGTACCATTCTGTCCATTGGAGAAGAGAGTGCCTGACAGTTGGTCAAACATTGAGCCTGGGAGTTTCAAGATCAGGGGACTTAATTATCTCAG GGATAAAAAGAAGGAGCTTTCTTCAAACTGTGCAGCATATTATCCCTTTGGCCTTGATGTATTTTTATCTCAGAGAAAAATTAATCACATTGCTCGCTTTGTGGAACTTCCTGTCATTAATTCTTCGGGGAAACTTCCACAAATTCTTGTGGTAAATGTTCAG ATACCATTGTATCCTGCTGCAATTTTCCAGGGTGAAACAGACGGGAAAGGAATAAgttttgttatgtacttcaaGCTTTCTGATAGCTTTGGCAAAGAAATTCCAGCTCATTTTCAGGAAAATATTAGG AAGCTAATTGGTAATGAAGTAGAAAAAGTTAAAGGTTTTCGTGGAGACACACTCATACCATTTAGAGAAAGGTTGAAGATATTGGGCCGCGTGGCGAATGTGGATGACCTTCCTCTAAGTGCTGCAGAGAGGAAGCTCATGCATGCCTACAATGAGAAACCTGTTCTTTCGCGTCCTCAACATAAATTTTACACG GGTGAATACTACTTTGAGATTGATTTGGATATGCACAGATTTAGCTACATTTCAAGAAAAGGGTTCGAAACTTTCACAGATAGACTAAAGCTTTGTGTATTGGATTTCGGATTAACAATACAG GGTAACAAAGCCGAAGAGTTACCGGAACATATCTTGTGCTGTGTTAGATTAAATACTAtcgattatttgaattatcaacAACTGGGATTTCCAGAAGAAACCCCCGAATAG
- the LOC140967717 gene encoding uncharacterized protein isoform X6, whose translation MGACVSLPEKCVEGEVGGSRMKTSRKRRRDMRKRAPFQLSDRSSDGVEKIAPLAVDLPFNNPIFRVAISGSVEEAWFDSVAALDSDWSDEDFHSVPDDIFSPRNTSHEGGDFSTRHESSAEHTEGLPTANSAGLSVNGSDKCLVPPTDSERRMKSNERLSETKPLYLDEKSDSVGENAGGDDSLLDNCGILPSNCLPCLVSSVTSEEKRRSLSSSPPDTRKKATLKLSFKWREGHPAANLLSSKPLLHRPIAGSQVPFCPLEKRVPDSWSNIEPGSFKIRGLNYLRDKKKELSSNCAAYYPFGLDVFLSQRKINHIARFVELPVINSSGKLPQILVVNVQIPLYPAAIFQGETDGKGISFVMYFKLSDSFGKEIPAHFQENIRKLIGNEVEKVKGFRGDTLIPFRERLKILGRVANVDDLPLSAAERKLMHAYNEKPVLSRPQHKFYTGEYYFEIDLDMHRFSYISRKGFETFTDRLKLCVLDFGLTIQGNKAEELPEHILCCVRLNTIDYLNYQQLGFPEETPE comes from the exons ATGGGGGCATGTGTTTCTTTACCGGAGAAGTGTGTGGAAGGTGAAGTTGGTGGTTCAAGAATGAAGACTTCTAGAAAGAGAAGAAGGGATATGAGAAAAAGGGCGCCTTTTCAATTATCTGATCGATCGTCTGATGGAGTTGAAAAGATTGCACCTTTGGCTGTGGATCTTCCCTTCAACAATCCCATTTTTCGTG TTGCTATTTCAGGAAGTGTTGAGGAAGCATGGTTTGATTCAGTTGCAGCACTTGACTCAGACTGGAGCGATGAAGATTTTCATAGTGTTCCTGATG ATATTTTTTCTCCCAGAAATACGAGTCATGAGGGTGGTGATTTCAGCACCAGACATGAATCTTCTGCTGAACACACCGAGGGCTTGCCAACTGCAAATTCTGCAGGCCTTTCAGTTAATGGTTCAGATAAATGCTTAGTCCCTCCTACTGATTCCGAGCGCAGAATGAAATCCAATGAACGACTTAGTGAAACAAAGCCTTTATATTTGGATGAGAAATCTGATTCCGTTGGAGAAAATGCTGGTGGTGATGACAGTTTGTTGGATAATTGTGGAATTCTTCCAAGCAACTGTTTGCCTTGTCTTGTTTCGTCCGTTACTTCTGAAGAGAAAAGAAGATCACTAAGCTCTAGCCCTCCCGATACAAGGAAAAAGGCTACCTTGAAACTTTCGTTCAAATGGCGAGAAGGCCATCCCGCAGCTAATTTAC TTTCTTCAAAACCGTTGCTCCACAGACCTATAGCTGGTTCTCAAGTACCATTCTGTCCATTGGAGAAGAGAGTGCCTGACAGTTGGTCAAACATTGAGCCTGGGAGTTTCAAGATCAGGGGACTTAATTATCTCAG GGATAAAAAGAAGGAGCTTTCTTCAAACTGTGCAGCATATTATCCCTTTGGCCTTGATGTATTTTTATCTCAGAGAAAAATTAATCACATTGCTCGCTTTGTGGAACTTCCTGTCATTAATTCTTCGGGGAAACTTCCACAAATTCTTGTGGTAAATGTTCAG ATACCATTGTATCCTGCTGCAATTTTCCAGGGTGAAACAGACGGGAAAGGAATAAgttttgttatgtacttcaaGCTTTCTGATAGCTTTGGCAAAGAAATTCCAGCTCATTTTCAGGAAAATATTAGG AAGCTAATTGGTAATGAAGTAGAAAAAGTTAAAGGTTTTCGTGGAGACACACTCATACCATTTAGAGAAAGGTTGAAGATATTGGGCCGCGTGGCGAATGTGGATGACCTTCCTCTAAGTGCTGCAGAGAGGAAGCTCATGCATGCCTACAATGAGAAACCTGTTCTTTCGCGTCCTCAACATAAATTTTACACG GGTGAATACTACTTTGAGATTGATTTGGATATGCACAGATTTAGCTACATTTCAAGAAAAGGGTTCGAAACTTTCACAGATAGACTAAAGCTTTGTGTATTGGATTTCGGATTAACAATACAG GGTAACAAAGCCGAAGAGTTACCGGAACATATCTTGTGCTGTGTTAGATTAAATACTAtcgattatttgaattatcaacAACTGGGATTTCCAGAAGAAACCCCCGAATAG